GCACGGCGAGGACGACGCCGAGCAAGGCGACGATCGTCCAGGAAATCACCCCGGCGCCAAAGGCGGCGATCACCGGGCCCAACCCCATGGCCAGGGCGATGAAGCTGACCGATCCCCACAGCCGCACCCGGCCGTAATCCAGCCCGCCGAAGCGCAGGGCGGCCAGGGTGACGGTTTCGGTCAGCGGCATCAGGGCGGTGAACAGGCTGGAGGCGGCGACGGCCAGGATCAGGATCGGCCAGAACCCCTGGACCAGGGCGAGGGCGCCATAGAGCGCCAGACTGGCCGCAGCCAGCCCGAGCATGACGGCGCGCCGCCGTCCCAAGGCGTCGGCCAGGCTGCCGGCGAGGGGGTTGACCAGGATCTTCGACCAGATCGCCGCTCCGGCGACGATGGCGATCTCGGTGGGGGCCAGCCCGCGATCGGCCAGCCACAGCGGCCAAAAGGGCAAGGTGACGCCGACGATGGCGAAAAGGGCCGCATAAAGCAGCGAAAGGCGCAGGGCCATCGGCCAGGAACTCCCGGATGCCAGAAGGCGAAAGGCGTGGGGGGTGGGCGGCGCTATCAAGACTTGCGCGCCACCGTTGATTGCCCGACGCCGGCGGTATACGACTCTTTATCGCTCGGGAAAACCGTCGCCGCCGAACCATGCCGGCGAGAACAAGGCGGAGGCCCGTCCAACAGGCAGGAAAGGTCCCAGCCCAGATGCCGTCTCCCTACAGCACCGGACTTGATCGCACACCCGCCAACCATGTTCCCCTGACGCCGCTGGCCTTCCTTGACAGGGCGGCGCAGGTTTTCCCAGACCGTCCTTCCCTTGTCCACGGCAAACGCCGCTATACCTGGGCCGAAACGGCCCAGCGCGCCCGCCGGCTGGCTTCGGCCCTGCGGGCGCGCGGCATCGGCCCCGAGGATACGGTGGCGGTGATGGGCGCCAATACCCCCGAGCTTTACGAGGCCCATTTCGGCGTGCCGATGGCCGGGGCGGTGCTCAACGCCCTTAACGTTCGCCTCAACGCCGAGGAGATCGCCTTTATCCTGGAGCATGGCGAGGCGCGCGTTCTGCTGACCGATACCGAGTTTTCGCCGATCATCGCCGACGCCCTCGCCCGCATCGATCGGCCGATCACGGTGATCGACATCGTCGATCCCGAATACGACGGCCCCGGCGCTTGCGTCGGCGAGATGGAGTACGAGGCCTTTCTGGCCGAGGGCGATCCAACCGCCGATTGGCGCTGGCCGGCCGACGAATGGGAATCGATCACGCTCAACTATACCTCGGGAACCACCGGCAATCCCAAGGGCGTGGTTTACCACCACCGCGGCGCCTATTTGAACGCGCTTTCGAACATCATCACCTGGGGGATGCCCCACCATGCCGTTTATCTGTGGACCTTGCCGATGTTCCACTGCAACGGTTGGTGTTTCCCCTGGACGATGGCGGCCAATGCGGGAACCAACGTCTGCCTGCGCCGGGTGACGGCGGCGGGCATCTTCCAGGCCATCGCCGAGGAAAAGGTCAGCCACTTCTGCGGCGCGCCGATCGTGCTGAGCTTTCTGATCAACGCCCGCCCCGAAGAACGGCGGTCCTTTGATCATCAGGTCAACGTGATGACCGCCGCCGCCCCGCCGCCGGCCTCGGTCCTGGAAAAAATGCAGCGCGAGGGCTTCTGCGTGACCCATGTGTACGGTCTGACGGAAACCTATGGCCCGGCCACCGTTTGCGCCTGGAAGGAACCGTGGAACGACCTGCCGATGGACGAACAGGCGCGGCTGAAATCGCGCCAAGGAGTGCGCTATCTGGTTCAGGAAGGCTTGATGGTCGGCGATCCGGAAACCATGGAGGCGGTTCCCGCCGACGGCGAAAGCATGGGCGAGGTGTTTTTCCGCGGCAATATCACCATGAAAGGC
The DNA window shown above is from Rhodospirillum rubrum ATCC 11170 and carries:
- a CDS encoding acyl-CoA synthetase, whose product is MPSPYSTGLDRTPANHVPLTPLAFLDRAAQVFPDRPSLVHGKRRYTWAETAQRARRLASALRARGIGPEDTVAVMGANTPELYEAHFGVPMAGAVLNALNVRLNAEEIAFILEHGEARVLLTDTEFSPIIADALARIDRPITVIDIVDPEYDGPGACVGEMEYEAFLAEGDPTADWRWPADEWESITLNYTSGTTGNPKGVVYHHRGAYLNALSNIITWGMPHHAVYLWTLPMFHCNGWCFPWTMAANAGTNVCLRRVTAAGIFQAIAEEKVSHFCGAPIVLSFLINARPEERRSFDHQVNVMTAAAPPPASVLEKMQREGFCVTHVYGLTETYGPATVCAWKEPWNDLPMDEQARLKSRQGVRYLVQEGLMVGDPETMEAVPADGESMGEVFFRGNITMKGYLKNPEATAEAFRGGWFHTGDLGVLHPDGYLQLKDRSKDIIISGGENISSIEVEGVLHRHPDVVAAAVVAKPDEKWGETPKAYVELRDGATVTEDELVAFCRLHLAHYKCPRDVEVGPLPKTSTGKIQKFVLRRQVRAEG